The following are encoded in a window of Gemmatimonadota bacterium genomic DNA:
- the ggt gene encoding gamma-glutamyltransferase yields MAFRFPRSVLAATLLVACRPQSAPAPVPAPSAPGAAAPGVAAPAAQVDRRDRPAAAQATVDAAFPQGWRFPKSVAPSFGEHAMVVSNSALASEAGVEILRAGGNAVDAAVATGFALAVTYPFAGNIGGGGFMNIRMADGRTAVIDYREVAPLAATRNMYVDANGKLTNKSTLGHLASGVPGAVAGMSAALAKYGTKSLAEVMAPAIRLAAQGFVVDSAFSRGVAADKRNITQFEGAALFFPGGEAPAPGSRFVQAELARSLKLIAGKGPQAFYDGEVGDSLVAEMKRGGGIITKEDLRRYKPEWRVPVQSTYRGYTLLTMPPASSGGITMTESLNILETFAPLPPFGSTQYAHLLAETYRRTFIDRNQKLADPAFVKVPMEELTSKTYAASLAKQISRTAASKTPAFNAGREPEHTTHYSVVDGQGNAVATTTTLNGGFGSAVWVRGGGFFMNNEMDDFAAQPGSPNMFGLVQGEANAIQPGKRMLSAMSPTIVLDAKGQVLMVTGAAGGPTIITATMEVILNVIEHHMSLADAMRAPRLHHQSLPDEIRVENNGFAPAVLDSLKAMGHTIRSQGGIANVNSILRVPGGWHGVFEPRSVGGAVGY; encoded by the coding sequence GTGGCGTTTCGCTTCCCCCGCTCCGTCCTTGCCGCCACGTTGCTCGTGGCGTGCCGCCCGCAGTCTGCGCCCGCTCCGGTGCCCGCCCCAAGCGCGCCCGGCGCCGCTGCTCCCGGTGTCGCCGCGCCCGCCGCCCAGGTGGACCGCCGCGACCGCCCAGCCGCCGCGCAGGCGACCGTGGACGCCGCCTTCCCGCAGGGATGGCGTTTTCCTAAGTCGGTAGCGCCCAGCTTTGGCGAGCACGCCATGGTCGTGAGCAACTCCGCGCTGGCCAGCGAGGCCGGCGTGGAGATTCTGCGGGCCGGCGGCAATGCGGTAGATGCCGCCGTGGCCACCGGGTTCGCCTTAGCCGTGACCTATCCCTTTGCCGGCAACATTGGCGGCGGCGGGTTTATGAATATTCGCATGGCCGACGGGCGCACCGCGGTCATTGATTACCGCGAAGTTGCACCGCTCGCTGCCACGCGCAACATGTACGTGGACGCCAACGGCAAGCTCACCAACAAGAGCACGCTCGGGCATTTGGCGAGCGGCGTTCCCGGCGCAGTCGCGGGCATGTCGGCGGCGCTAGCCAAGTACGGCACCAAGTCGCTCGCCGAAGTGATGGCGCCGGCCATTCGTCTGGCGGCGCAGGGCTTTGTAGTGGACTCGGCGTTCTCGCGAGGCGTGGCCGCCGACAAGCGCAACATCACGCAGTTCGAAGGGGCGGCACTGTTCTTCCCCGGCGGCGAAGCACCCGCGCCGGGCTCGCGCTTTGTGCAAGCGGAGCTGGCGCGCTCGCTCAAGCTCATTGCCGGCAAGGGCCCGCAGGCGTTCTACGACGGCGAAGTGGGTGACTCGCTCGTCGCCGAGATGAAGCGCGGCGGCGGCATTATTACCAAGGAAGATTTGCGCCGCTATAAGCCCGAGTGGCGCGTCCCTGTGCAGAGCACCTATCGCGGCTACACGCTGTTGACGATGCCGCCGGCCAGCTCGGGCGGCATTACGATGACCGAGTCGCTCAACATTCTCGAAACCTTTGCGCCGCTGCCGCCCTTTGGCAGCACGCAGTACGCGCATCTGCTCGCCGAGACGTATCGCCGCACCTTTATTGATCGCAATCAGAAGCTCGCCGATCCGGCGTTCGTGAAAGTTCCGATGGAGGAACTCACGAGCAAAACGTACGCTGCGTCGTTGGCCAAGCAGATCAGCCGCACCGCCGCGAGCAAGACGCCCGCGTTCAACGCCGGTCGCGAACCGGAGCACACCACGCACTACTCGGTGGTGGATGGCCAGGGGAACGCGGTGGCTACCACGACCACGCTCAATGGCGGCTTTGGCAGCGCGGTGTGGGTGCGCGGCGGCGGCTTCTTTATGAACAACGAGATGGACGACTTTGCCGCGCAGCCTGGCAGCCCCAACATGTTTGGGCTCGTGCAGGGCGAAGCCAACGCCATTCAGCCTGGCAAGCGCATGCTCTCGGCGATGTCGCCGACGATTGTGCTCGACGCAAAGGGGCAGGTGCTGATGGTCACCGGTGCCGCCGGCGGCCCGACGATCATCACCGCCACGATGGAAGTGATCCTCAACGTGATTGAGCATCACATGTCGCTCGCCGACGCGATGCGCGCGCCGCGCCTGCACCATCAGTCGTTGCCGGACGAAATCCGCGTGGAGAACAATGGCTTTGCCCCCGCCGTGCTCGACTCACTCAAGGCGATGGGGCATACCATCCGCTCGCAGGGCGGCATTGCGAACGTGAACTCGATTCTGCGCGTGCCCGGTGGTTGGCACGGCGTCTTTGAGCCACGGTCGGTGGGCGGCGCGGTCGGGTACTAG
- a CDS encoding ABC transporter ATP-binding protein, whose translation MVSVVLQNTIPGFLRSAIDGFRDPNGPSVAIRIAGTMVGLSLVTMVFRYLMRELLNGLSRRIENDLRNDLFAHLATLDAAWFGRTRTGEIMARLTNDLGAVRLAAGPAIMYLTNTIFGGVLAFVFMMRISPRLTAVAVLPMIALPLVMMKLGRAVHDRFEAVQKHFGELTTRAQENLSGVRIVRAYRQEHAESQRFGAMSVDYVRMNVRLAKLYGLMNPAFTVLAGLGTAAVLWVGGGMVIDGTISVGAFVAFGFYLSNLTWPLIALGWVTNLFQRGAASMARLNDLFNAQPTIVSPASPRALPVTSGGRAIEYRHVTFAYPTANGDAGRDILRDISFTIPAGGTLGVVGATGSGKTALLELLTRVYDATSGEVLVDGVPVRELDLAALRQEIGFVPQESLLFGETIGMNLAYGETDATNATGTPATDTSDETIRWAADVAQLTETIAELPAGLDTMLGERGINLSGGQKQRAAIARALARRPSIVVLDDALSAVDTQTEAAILHGLRSALTARTAVIASHRITAIREATHIIVLDDGRIVESGTHESLLALRGKYWTLLNRQQLEEAVEAA comes from the coding sequence ATGGTGTCGGTGGTATTGCAGAACACCATCCCGGGGTTTCTGCGCTCCGCCATCGACGGCTTTCGTGATCCCAACGGCCCGTCCGTGGCCATTCGCATTGCCGGCACCATGGTCGGGCTGAGCCTCGTGACGATGGTGTTCCGCTACCTCATGCGGGAGTTGCTCAACGGCCTCAGCCGCCGCATTGAGAATGACTTGCGCAACGATCTCTTTGCGCATCTCGCCACCCTCGACGCCGCTTGGTTTGGCCGCACCCGCACCGGCGAGATCATGGCGCGCCTCACCAACGACCTCGGCGCCGTGCGCCTCGCCGCCGGCCCGGCCATTATGTACCTCACCAACACGATCTTTGGCGGCGTGCTGGCTTTTGTGTTCATGATGCGCATCAGTCCGCGCCTTACCGCCGTGGCGGTGCTGCCGATGATCGCGCTGCCGCTCGTGATGATGAAACTCGGCCGCGCCGTGCACGATCGCTTTGAGGCGGTGCAGAAGCACTTTGGCGAACTCACCACCCGCGCGCAGGAAAATCTCTCCGGCGTGCGCATCGTGCGCGCCTACCGGCAGGAGCACGCCGAATCGCAGCGCTTTGGGGCGATGAGCGTGGACTACGTGCGAATGAACGTGCGCCTCGCCAAGCTGTATGGCCTCATGAATCCGGCCTTCACCGTGCTCGCGGGCCTCGGCACCGCGGCCGTGCTCTGGGTTGGCGGCGGCATGGTGATTGATGGCACCATCAGCGTGGGCGCGTTTGTGGCGTTCGGCTTTTATCTCTCCAACCTTACGTGGCCGCTGATTGCGCTTGGCTGGGTGACGAACCTCTTTCAGCGCGGCGCCGCATCCATGGCGCGCCTCAACGATTTGTTCAACGCGCAACCGACCATCGTCTCCCCTGCCTCGCCGCGCGCGTTGCCAGTCACGAGTGGCGGTCGCGCGATTGAGTATCGCCACGTGACGTTTGCCTACCCCACGGCCAACGGCGACGCTGGCCGCGACATCCTCCGCGACATTTCCTTCACCATTCCCGCCGGCGGCACACTCGGCGTGGTCGGCGCAACGGGGAGCGGCAAGACGGCGTTGCTCGAACTGCTCACGCGTGTATACGACGCCACGAGCGGCGAGGTGCTCGTGGACGGCGTGCCGGTGCGCGAGTTGGATCTTGCCGCGCTCCGTCAGGAGATTGGTTTTGTGCCGCAGGAGAGCCTGCTCTTTGGCGAAACGATTGGCATGAACCTCGCCTACGGAGAGACTGACGCGACGAACGCGACGGGCACACCCGCCACCGATACGTCCGACGAAACCATCCGCTGGGCCGCCGACGTTGCGCAACTCACCGAGACCATTGCCGAGCTCCCCGCCGGACTCGACACCATGCTCGGCGAGCGCGGCATCAATCTCTCGGGCGGGCAAAAGCAACGCGCGGCCATCGCGCGCGCGTTGGCGCGACGCCCGTCGATTGTGGTGCTCGACGATGCGCTCTCTGCCGTAGACACGCAAACCGAAGCCGCCATTTTGCACGGCCTGCGCAGCGCGCTCACCGCCCGCACCGCCGTGATTGCCTCGCATCGCATTACCGCCATTCGCGAGGCCACCCATATCATTGTGCTCGACGACGGACGCATTGTGGAGTCGGGCACCCACGAATCGTTGCTCGCGCTGCGGGGTAAGTACTGGACGCTGCTCAACCGACAGCAACTCGAAGAAGCCGTGGAAGCGGCCTAG
- a CDS encoding cytochrome c biogenesis protein CcdA, with amino-acid sequence MTDPSGGMGLAIAFGAGLLSFLSPCVLPLIPSYVTFITGLSLEDVTKARRTALIHSLLFIAGFTLIFLALGATATTVGRLLLSQRFWLSRIGGGLVIVFGLYLLGVLNITAFMRERRVHLHDKPVGYLGSVLVGIAFGAGWSPCIGPILGAILTFTASEADYKRGLLLLLAYSMGLAVPFLVAALAVERFLALFKRLKSQMVWVQRIAGVLLIAVGLLMITNYLTILSSWMQNFTPDWIKSRL; translated from the coding sequence GTGACCGATCCCTCCGGCGGTATGGGACTCGCCATCGCCTTTGGCGCTGGCCTGCTCTCGTTCTTATCGCCTTGTGTGCTGCCGCTCATTCCGAGCTACGTGACGTTCATCACCGGGCTCTCGCTCGAGGACGTCACCAAGGCGCGCCGCACCGCGCTCATTCATTCGTTGCTGTTCATTGCTGGTTTCACGCTCATCTTCCTGGCGCTTGGCGCCACGGCGACGACCGTTGGGCGGTTGCTGCTCTCGCAGCGGTTCTGGCTGAGTCGCATTGGCGGCGGGCTGGTGATTGTATTTGGGCTCTACCTGCTCGGCGTGCTCAACATCACGGCGTTCATGCGCGAGCGGCGCGTGCACTTGCACGACAAACCGGTGGGGTATCTCGGCTCCGTGCTCGTGGGCATCGCCTTTGGCGCCGGGTGGAGCCCGTGCATCGGGCCCATCCTCGGCGCGATTCTCACCTTCACGGCGAGTGAGGCGGACTACAAGCGCGGGCTGTTGCTGTTGCTTGCGTATTCCATGGGACTCGCCGTGCCGTTCTTGGTGGCGGCGCTTGCGGTGGAGCGCTTTCTGGCGCTCTTCAAGCGGCTCAAGTCGCAGATGGTGTGGGTGCAGCGGATTGCCGGCGTGTTGCTGATTGCCGTTGGTCTGCTGATGATCACCAACTATCTCACGATTTTGAGTTCGTGGATGCAGAACTTTACACCGGATTGGATCAAGAGCCGGTTGTAA
- a CDS encoding Fur family transcriptional regulator — protein MTAPRLAVAELLLTADRHLSAEEVGDELSALGTRVGTATIYRTLDVLVESGLVVERDFGEGFKRFEPARDIPHHEHLLCTSCGHVEEFQDERLERMTTLVAESRGFARQRHRLVIYGVCRDCQRGSVS, from the coding sequence GTGACCGCGCCGCGATTGGCGGTGGCCGAACTGCTCCTCACGGCCGACCGACATCTCTCCGCCGAAGAAGTGGGCGACGAACTCAGCGCACTCGGCACCAGAGTGGGCACCGCCACGATCTACCGTACGCTGGATGTGCTGGTGGAAAGCGGATTGGTTGTGGAACGCGATTTTGGTGAAGGGTTTAAACGCTTTGAGCCCGCGCGCGACATTCCGCATCACGAACATCTCCTCTGCACCTCGTGCGGCCACGTCGAGGAGTTTCAGGACGAACGGCTCGAACGTATGACCACGCTCGTCGCCGAGTCGCGCGGGTTCGCCCGTCAGCGGCACCGGCTTGTCATCTATGGCGTGTGCCGCGATTGTCAGCGCGGCTCCGTCTCATGA
- a CDS encoding plastocyanin/azurin family copper-binding protein has product MTWKMTRVVSVLALGSAVACGGGGNSASTPTSPTGSNIAPVTVPPNTVLATDNNQFNPTSLTVSKGTQVTFTFGTISHNVIFSAASGVPANIDVVANTSVTRTFSSVGSFGFDCTLHSGMHGTVVVN; this is encoded by the coding sequence ATGACTTGGAAAATGACGCGTGTGGTGTCGGTGTTGGCGTTGGGCAGTGCAGTGGCATGCGGCGGCGGCGGCAACTCCGCCTCCACGCCTACCTCGCCTACCGGCAGCAACATCGCCCCGGTGACCGTGCCGCCCAATACCGTGCTGGCCACCGACAATAACCAGTTCAATCCCACCTCCCTCACTGTGTCAAAGGGAACGCAGGTCACCTTCACCTTCGGCACGATCTCGCACAACGTCATTTTCTCCGCCGCCTCTGGCGTACCGGCCAATATCGACGTGGTGGCCAACACCTCCGTGACGCGCACCTTCTCCTCCGTTGGCTCTTTTGGCTTTGACTGCACCCTTCACTCCGGCATGCACGGTACCGTCGTCGTGAACTGA
- a CDS encoding PAS domain-containing protein yields the protein MHESSVVARLSRRDMVSVGAWALAYFVAHVLAFYIPDARQIIMVVWPAAGIGLAALLLSPRAWWPWLLSAFVVVGVGADVAIAHRPFAASVGYMAANVAEAIGCALLITRVSGRDVRFDRVAEVAALLVSALGINAITACIGAGAALLAPHGAFSDAWWVWYVADGLGILLVTPLIIAWRHAREADVPARAACLAESVLFFGVLSAVTWLALNPPNGSGMRPYLVIALLAWPAFRLRRPVLPTALALLALIAIGDAVFHSRSNALTGSTVEETLRNTQIFLGAATTVGLLLAASYAETRAAAQVALAGEARYRALFDQAGDHILLLELMPDGPPVIRDANDAALLALGYTHAELIGAPVSILEPDLTADVNRQREQSAARLGSGIFEVQQRCKDGSVIEVEVRAAEFTMQGRRMVITSERDSTERKAAAEALRAVTNRMTLATAAGRVAIWEYDVVHGTLVWDDAMFALYGIRQDQFSGAYEAWQAGLHPDDRVRGDDEIQRAVRGEQDFDTEFRVVWPDRSIHHVRALAQVQRDDTGRAIRMIGTNWDITDRKQAEAERAALQSELQQAQKMETVGRLAGGVAHDYNNMLAVILGNADMALRSSNVPPALRADLEEIQRAATHSAEITQQLLTFARKQRIRPRQLDLNATVSSALQLLRPLIGEQVRFTWHPVVDPWPVTMDATQVQQILTNLCLNARDAITGVGTLAISTANRVIDATQCETHIDAVAGDYVQLTVTDSGRGMSDAVLSHIFEPFYTTKGVGEGSGLGLASVYGAVRQNGGFIAVSSAEGKGTTFDIYFPREMGPLAAPAGSPPVAPLLRGHETILVVEDEDAVRRMTVRALEAQGYTVFAADGPSAALRLVQDRGGDVAVVLTDVQLPEMSGPELVETLRKDFPHVKHLFMSAHPFGGGEGDAAREDAAHFLAKPFTLEALTTKVHEVLHRA from the coding sequence ATGCACGAATCGAGCGTGGTGGCCCGGTTGAGCCGGCGCGACATGGTGAGCGTTGGCGCGTGGGCGCTCGCGTATTTCGTTGCTCACGTTCTCGCGTTCTACATTCCGGACGCCCGCCAGATCATCATGGTCGTGTGGCCGGCCGCCGGCATCGGGCTGGCCGCGCTGCTCCTGAGTCCGCGCGCGTGGTGGCCCTGGTTGCTGTCGGCCTTCGTAGTGGTTGGTGTCGGCGCCGACGTCGCCATCGCGCACCGGCCGTTTGCGGCCTCCGTCGGCTACATGGCCGCCAACGTCGCGGAGGCGATTGGCTGTGCGCTGCTGATCACCCGCGTGAGTGGCCGGGACGTCCGCTTCGACCGCGTCGCCGAAGTGGCTGCCCTGCTGGTCAGCGCCTTGGGCATCAATGCCATTACTGCGTGCATCGGCGCCGGCGCGGCGCTGCTCGCGCCGCACGGTGCGTTCAGCGATGCCTGGTGGGTCTGGTATGTCGCCGACGGACTCGGCATCCTGCTTGTCACCCCGCTAATCATCGCCTGGAGGCACGCGAGGGAGGCCGACGTGCCGGCGCGCGCAGCCTGCCTCGCCGAATCGGTCCTCTTCTTCGGGGTCTTGAGTGCGGTGACATGGTTGGCGCTCAACCCGCCCAATGGGAGCGGGATGCGCCCGTATCTGGTGATCGCCTTACTCGCATGGCCGGCATTCCGGCTGCGACGGCCCGTGTTGCCCACGGCGCTCGCCCTGCTGGCACTTATCGCCATCGGCGACGCCGTCTTCCATTCGCGGTCAAACGCGCTGACGGGAAGTACGGTCGAAGAGACGCTGCGCAACACCCAGATCTTCCTTGGTGCCGCCACCACGGTGGGTCTTTTGCTGGCGGCGTCGTATGCGGAAACGCGTGCCGCGGCCCAAGTCGCGCTGGCGGGCGAAGCGCGCTATCGCGCGCTCTTCGATCAGGCGGGCGACCACATCCTCCTGCTGGAGCTCATGCCGGACGGTCCACCGGTCATCCGGGATGCCAACGATGCCGCGCTACTGGCGCTCGGCTACACGCACGCCGAACTCATCGGCGCGCCGGTTTCGATTCTGGAGCCGGATCTCACGGCGGATGTGAACCGACAACGGGAGCAGTCAGCCGCGAGACTCGGAAGTGGCATCTTCGAGGTGCAACAGCGATGCAAGGACGGATCGGTCATTGAAGTGGAGGTGCGGGCCGCCGAGTTCACGATGCAGGGCCGGCGCATGGTGATCACCAGCGAGCGCGACTCAACCGAGCGCAAGGCGGCGGCGGAAGCCCTTCGCGCCGTCACCAACCGTATGACGCTTGCGACGGCGGCCGGCCGCGTGGCGATTTGGGAGTACGACGTGGTGCACGGCACGCTCGTCTGGGACGACGCGATGTTCGCGCTCTATGGAATCCGCCAGGACCAGTTCAGCGGGGCTTACGAGGCGTGGCAGGCGGGGCTTCACCCAGACGACCGGGTGCGCGGCGACGACGAGATCCAGCGCGCGGTGCGCGGAGAGCAGGACTTTGATACCGAGTTCCGCGTGGTCTGGCCGGACCGAAGCATCCATCACGTCCGCGCCCTGGCCCAGGTGCAGCGCGACGATACCGGCCGTGCGATCCGCATGATCGGCACGAACTGGGACATCACCGACCGGAAACAAGCGGAGGCCGAGCGGGCCGCTCTCCAGTCGGAGCTGCAGCAGGCCCAGAAGATGGAAACCGTGGGTCGCCTGGCTGGCGGCGTGGCGCATGACTACAACAACATGCTCGCCGTGATCCTCGGCAACGCCGACATGGCCCTGCGGTCATCGAACGTGCCGCCCGCGCTGCGCGCCGACCTCGAGGAAATTCAGCGAGCCGCCACGCACTCCGCGGAGATCACGCAGCAGCTGCTCACGTTCGCGCGCAAGCAACGCATCAGGCCGCGACAGCTCGACCTGAATGCCACCGTATCGAGCGCTCTCCAGCTACTGCGCCCGCTGATCGGTGAGCAGGTGCGTTTCACGTGGCACCCGGTCGTGGACCCGTGGCCGGTCACGATGGACGCCACCCAAGTGCAGCAGATTCTCACTAACCTGTGCCTCAACGCGCGCGATGCCATCACCGGCGTTGGGACGCTGGCCATCTCGACCGCGAACCGCGTGATCGACGCGACGCAGTGCGAAACACACATCGATGCGGTGGCGGGAGACTACGTCCAACTCACCGTGACCGACAGCGGTCGCGGCATGAGCGACGCCGTGCTCTCGCACATCTTCGAACCATTCTACACGACGAAGGGCGTCGGCGAGGGGAGCGGCCTTGGGCTGGCCTCAGTCTATGGCGCCGTCCGGCAGAATGGCGGCTTCATTGCCGTGTCGAGTGCCGAGGGCAAAGGCACGACCTTCGACATCTATTTTCCCCGTGAGATGGGACCGCTGGCGGCGCCGGCGGGGTCGCCGCCGGTCGCTCCCCTGTTGCGGGGTCACGAGACCATCCTCGTGGTGGAGGATGAGGACGCGGTGCGTCGCATGACCGTGCGGGCGCTCGAGGCGCAGGGCTACACCGTGTTCGCGGCCGACGGTCCGAGCGCAGCGCTGCGCCTGGTGCAGGACCGCGGCGGCGACGTCGCCGTAGTGCTGACTGATGTGCAGTTGCCCGAGATGAGCGGCCCGGAGCTGGTCGAGACGTTGCGCAAAGACTTTCCCCACGTGAAGCATCTCTTCATGTCGGCGCACCCCTTCGGCGGCGGTGAGGGCGATGCCGCGCGGGAGGACGCGGCACACTTCCTTGCGAAGCCGTTCACGCTTGAGGCGTTGACAACGAAAGTGCATGAGGTGCTGCATCGCGCCTAG
- the priA gene encoding primosomal protein N' has product MPNARRLIDVALPMPLFRAFTYAVVGNPRHPIVAGSRVVVPVRNTREVGYCLGESDGRLLGDAVPKAVVDVPDAEPAFRPDLLAVCRWISEYYVAPLGLVLRAALPAALGAKKRPEPAVKSRRVLVQARDVESLMERDRLFARAPQQRALFELLESAGGRAAVDWLLERLGCGDAVVQGLVKRGVARIEKEAVSRDPFAGRSGTSSGHLVPTPAQRAAIDALAVGAPGETFLLHGITGSGKTLVYLELLQAVLARGRTAIVLVPEIALTPQTVDRFRGVFGDQVAVLHSGLSDGERYDAWLALRRGDKRIAVGARSAVFAPLDNLGAIIVDEEHEASYKQGESPRYHAREVAIVRAREAGAVCVLGSATPSLESWENARTGKYRRLHLPDRVGGGALPAVDVVDLRATARMTYRTAAERAVRAVLSAELESALRDRLERGEQSILLLNRRGYSSFVQCSSCEWVAACPDCSISLTYHQAPERLVCHYCLHQQPTRNACPQCGAETLRQRGLGTQQVERLVAEQLPTARIARMDVDTTSGKWAHTEILERVGRGEVDILLGTQMIAKGLDFPNVTLVGVIDADVGINLPDFRASERTFQLLSQVAGRAGRGPKGGRVIIQTRVPAHHAVRCAVTHDVHGFIAEELPGRVSPAWPPTVRLANVVFSGAEEQATMELAESASAWFANALLQAPPGAVEVIGPAPCAIERIKQRWRWHLVLRTSQSGVLTRLARRFLTSFEVPGRGDLRVTFDRDPVSLL; this is encoded by the coding sequence GTGCCAAACGCACGGCGTTTGATCGACGTCGCACTACCGATGCCTCTGTTCCGCGCCTTCACCTATGCGGTGGTGGGCAACCCGCGGCATCCGATTGTTGCCGGCTCGCGCGTGGTGGTACCCGTGCGCAACACGCGCGAAGTGGGCTACTGCCTCGGCGAGAGCGATGGTCGCCTGCTCGGCGACGCGGTGCCCAAGGCTGTGGTGGATGTGCCCGACGCCGAGCCCGCGTTCCGCCCCGACCTACTCGCGGTGTGTCGATGGATTTCGGAGTACTACGTGGCGCCGCTCGGCCTGGTGTTGCGCGCGGCACTGCCCGCCGCGCTCGGCGCCAAAAAGCGTCCCGAGCCCGCCGTAAAATCGCGGCGCGTACTCGTGCAGGCACGCGACGTTGAGTCGTTGATGGAACGCGACCGCCTCTTTGCCCGCGCGCCGCAACAGCGCGCATTGTTTGAGTTGCTCGAGAGCGCGGGCGGGCGCGCTGCGGTCGATTGGCTTCTCGAACGACTCGGCTGCGGCGACGCCGTGGTGCAGGGGCTCGTCAAACGCGGCGTAGCGCGCATCGAAAAAGAAGCGGTGTCACGCGATCCCTTTGCTGGGCGCAGTGGCACGTCGTCGGGGCATCTTGTGCCGACACCGGCGCAGCGTGCGGCCATCGACGCGCTGGCGGTTGGAGCCCCTGGTGAGACCTTTCTGCTCCACGGCATCACCGGAAGCGGCAAGACACTCGTCTATCTCGAACTGTTGCAGGCCGTGCTCGCGCGCGGACGCACGGCCATTGTGCTCGTGCCAGAGATTGCGCTTACCCCGCAGACGGTAGACCGTTTTCGCGGCGTCTTTGGTGATCAAGTGGCGGTGTTGCACTCCGGGTTGAGCGACGGCGAGCGCTACGACGCCTGGCTCGCGTTGCGTCGCGGTGATAAACGCATTGCTGTAGGTGCTCGCTCCGCAGTGTTTGCGCCGCTCGACAATCTCGGCGCCATCATTGTGGACGAAGAGCACGAGGCGAGTTACAAGCAGGGCGAATCGCCGCGCTATCACGCGCGCGAAGTGGCCATTGTGCGCGCGCGCGAGGCCGGCGCGGTGTGCGTCCTGGGGAGCGCCACGCCGAGCCTTGAGAGCTGGGAGAATGCGCGCACCGGGAAATATCGGCGCCTGCATCTGCCAGACCGTGTGGGCGGTGGCGCATTGCCAGCGGTGGATGTGGTGGACCTCCGCGCCACCGCACGTATGACGTATCGCACCGCCGCCGAGCGGGCGGTGCGCGCGGTGCTCAGCGCGGAACTCGAAAGCGCGCTCCGCGACCGCCTCGAGCGCGGTGAGCAGAGCATTCTGCTGCTCAATCGCAGGGGTTATTCGAGTTTTGTGCAGTGCTCGTCGTGTGAATGGGTGGCCGCGTGTCCGGACTGCTCTATTTCACTCACGTACCATCAAGCGCCCGAGCGGCTCGTCTGTCACTACTGCCTGCATCAGCAGCCGACGCGCAACGCCTGCCCGCAGTGCGGCGCCGAAACTCTGCGTCAGCGCGGCTTGGGCACGCAGCAGGTGGAGCGACTCGTCGCTGAACAGTTGCCCACGGCGCGCATCGCGCGCATGGATGTCGACACGACGAGCGGCAAATGGGCGCACACCGAAATTCTGGAGCGCGTGGGCCGAGGCGAAGTGGACATTCTCCTCGGCACGCAGATGATTGCCAAGGGGCTCGATTTTCCCAACGTGACATTGGTGGGTGTGATTGATGCCGACGTGGGAATCAATCTTCCGGATTTCCGCGCCTCAGAGCGCACCTTTCAGTTGCTGAGTCAGGTGGCAGGGCGCGCAGGGCGCGGGCCCAAGGGCGGTCGCGTCATCATTCAGACGCGCGTGCCCGCGCATCACGCGGTGCGCTGCGCGGTGACGCACGACGTGCATGGCTTTATTGCCGAAGAGTTGCCGGGGCGGGTGAGTCCCGCGTGGCCGCCCACGGTGCGGTTGGCGAACGTGGTGTTCAGCGGGGCGGAGGAACAGGCAACCATGGAGCTCGCCGAATCGGCGTCGGCGTGGTTTGCGAACGCGCTCCTGCAAGCGCCTCCGGGCGCAGTAGAGGTGATCGGCCCCGCGCCGTGCGCCATTGAGCGCATCAAGCAGCGGTGGCGCTGGCATCTGGTGCTGCGCACCTCGCAGTCTGGCGTGCTCACGCGACTGGCGCGTCGGTTTCTCACGAGCTTCGAGGTCCCCGGCCGGGGCGATCTGCGGGTGACGTTTGACCGGGACCCCGTCTCGCTGCTGTAG